The DNA sequence CAGGTTATAGCACGTTACTGCATGAGATCCCCCGGCGGCTGGGGCCGATTGATTTCGCGGCTATTCCTATCGGTGCCTATGCGCCCCGCTGGTTTATGCAATCGCAACATATAGACCCTCAGCAGGCGGTACAGCTGCATCAGGAGTTAGGCTGTCGCCGTTCACTGGCGATACACTGGGGCGTATTTGAGCTGGCTGATGAGCCAATTGATGAGCCGCCGCGCTACCTCGCAGAGGCGCTGAAGACGCAACGGCTCACTCCCGATAGTTTTAGCGCCATAAGAATGGGGGATTTTCTGGCACTGTGATCGCCAGAAAGGTCACGGGTCTATTGCCGTACTGCAGCAGGATGATTATCGGGCTCAGTATTCACTGAGCCTTCCTGCTGATGCGATTGGCTTTATTGATAGCGTTAGTTCCGCAGGATTCACTCATCAGGCGGCTGCAGAGAGTGATACTTTGCCCAGCGAGCGACGCAGCAGAGCCCAGTGGATCAGTGCGTGCTGATAAGCCTCGGCTCGCCCGCTAAATTCAATACCGTAGCTGTACAGACGATGGGCCATGACTGCATAAAATGCATCGACTGCCTTCGGCTCGCTGCCCCACATAAAATGCCCTTGTGACAGGGAGAAAATCTCTGACACTCTTTTGAGTTCTTCTGCTGCCTGCGCTGAAGGTGAGACTTTTTTTACGATTTTTTGCGTGCTAAATGGCATCTCACTTCTGACGCAGTGAAAACCAGCATGGAGTTCGGCGCAT is a window from the Erwinia sp. genome containing:
- the sspA_2 gene encoding Stringent starvation protein A (ID:JIFNMEKO_00229;~source:Prodigal:2.6) yields the protein MKLYIGTDSSWSIRALMCCEIAEIVSEIELIDLTSKEEQLRLKALSPTGLVPFLQHNEVVVYDSLSIVEYLNELAPGLVYPADQAERSLCRSLCAELHAGFHCVRSEMPFSTQKIVKKVSPSAQAAEELKRVSEIFSLSQGHFMWGSEPKAVDAFYAVMAHRLYSYGIEFSGRAEAYQHALIHWALLRRSLGKVSLSAAA